TTGTGCATTAAAAAGTAAGATCAGACTTTTGAGGTTTGTGTAATGTCTTATTGAAATACACCAAAAAatttgtcaaaaaagttttttttgctattaacaaggtcaaaaaacaaaacaacaaaatctcaCAAAGACATAgaaattttaatacaaaaaagaacACTTAAATCCCTAAGATATGACATATCAATAACAATATCACTCAAACTTTGTTCAAATTTGTTGAACCGAGGCAGCGGATGATCGATGGGCCTTTATGCTTCCACGTTCCCCCGATAGCCTcaagacagtaaaagattgcctgcgagcttttcctcctgtccatacggtaatttctctacatgtgcgacagagagtcgctgattatgacgcaatcgttagcctatttttttacaaaaactgcttccacgggaccataacgtaaggtacaaggtaatggagccttttatacatttttgtgtttctttagaaataattaatggacaaatggagtctttaaacgcctcaaatgtaaagttattcgctgtcaaagtgacgccaaaatgaatgggagtcaatggaatgctaacagcaggtgggggtccgctagccaaagGCGGCggccaggggtgcttcaaaaaaatatgaaaccctgcccccctgggttgtacactcgaaatcagaatgaattgtgggtaaaaagtagtggacaaatgtagggaatgaagtagttcactcagaattcggacagcactacaaaatggctAACACCCCATATAGTGTACTATGGATAGGGAGCGGTTTCGGACACAGCAACAGAAACACCACATAAATAACTGGTTGTCACCTGCGGTTCTCCTCCAACAACACAGCTCTGTAAGATATGGAGTCAGTCGAATAATAAAATGTGGTTTCACGCTTGTTAATATGTAAAAGGGGGCATCACGTCAATTTTAAACAAAGATGCAATGTAAAAGACCAGTGGTGGAGAGAGTTACAGGCCTAATAACTTTCTAAAGTAAACACACAACTGAAAAAAACTGTGTATCCACTTTTAATCCACTTTGATTCAAATTAACAAATTTAGTCACTCAAAACGATGCTGTGCTGTTAGACAATGTGATTGACAGAGAAATCTGCCCAATAATAGATGAGAACTGAAATGCCTTTTGTGACGGATTGGTCATTTTACTTAAAGGGCATGACATAATTTTTAACCAATAGCAACGTGTAAAAGAGAAAGAAGGGCGTGTCTGTTTAACAGGTCGCAGTCAGGCTGTTCCAAAAAGGATAGTTgatgtaattttgtaatatttgcaaACATCATAAGTTGAATATTTGATAAGgaattaattttcttaaaaattcttaaaaagaatatcttaaaatgttttgGTAGTGCTGGTAATGTCCTTTTCATAAAAAGgcaaattacaaatattatgcCAAATTACAACCCCATTCATTTCTTCTTTTCTCTAACCActcttttaaaagtatttttgtgaCATGATGTtggaattatatattttgtttattaggTGAAAAGCATTGatattaaaatggtaataaaagaccaaatgctaaaatacaaatattaaaattttttgacACTGAATTTTGCAAAGCATCTTACTtttcatacaaaaatatttaaaataacaaaaacataagGCACTGATGCATTAGTAGCAATATAAGAAGCTCCCAGCAGCTCCAGTAACTGTAATATGATTTCATAAACAGAGGCAGAGGGTGTGGCCATTGAGTCATATGGCCCCTCCTTTATTTGACTCCTCCCCCACATCATCAtagtctgtttaaaaaaaaaacaagcaaattaacattcatttttataatcacaatttagtttaaatagggTTTAAATGAGCGACATTACGATTAAAAATAGATTATATAAAAAtctgacataaaaaaatacctaACAGGTTTCTTTCATCTTCATTGCTGTTCTTCACATCATCATACTCCTCCTGATCTCCCTCTGATACACATTAGAAATAAAACCCCACATTGTAATGTATACTGAGACTATTAGATTAAACCTGATAAAGCCATGATGATTCATTAATGGTTGAATAATAGAACTTGTATAtacttgtatatattatatatattatatataatagcacttatatatcattgctttttgttgtttttgattgcttccactgtccatttgtaagtcgctttggataaaagtgtctgctaaatgaataaatgtaaatgtaaaatgtagaaaTGCATGTTCAATATATCATAAATACTTATATAAGAGTAACTCACTAGTTACACCTTGAAAGTTCTGTCCAataatgatgacatcatcataacgATCTAGTGTGTCCACTTCACATACATGAAGATATAAACAGAACAAATGTCACATCATCATATCAGcactaagagagagagaaatatattaTATCAGAGATGTCCAAACCTGTTTCtgaagggccactgtcctgcagagtttagttccaaccctaattaaacacacctgtcCTGAACCAaagtaatcaaggtcttcagattCACTAAGTGCTTCTCAAATGAAATACACATCCTAGTGAGGACAAATCCTTCCTAGTCAAGTCCTTCTGAGGATTCAAGGCTAGAATGATATGGTCTAAGTGCACATGGCTATATGATAAATGTTTCTGTCACAGATAAAAATACTACTAGAATTATAATTGGAATAATACTTTAtactgaacaattttttttattaactttctttTAATTCAGTACAGGTAATGACCGTCTGTGGTCTCTGGTCTCTCACTGGTTTACACTACACATAGTTTAGCATTATGTGATTCTTTtacaactaaacaaataaaaatataatgccttcacctttttatttttttattttttttttgaggtgaaGGCATCtttttcatttaactaatttGTCGTGAATTGGAATCTGTGCAAAGGATTGTAGGCAACTGAAGGACACAAAGGATGCACCTGAGAAGCACTCAATAGAAACATCCAGACAAGTGTGTTAGAGATGGATGAAGCTAAACtcttggccctccaggagcaggactggacatccctgctttatgtattttaaatatttaatctaattacagAATAACAGAGTGATACCTGTCTCACGATCTGTTTTGAGTccatcagtgatgacatcatcatagtatCCCGGTGTGATTTGCTTCATCTCTTCTGCATCAGCACATGTGGTAAATTTGggcatattggattttttttttttaaacaaaatgaaatatattctCTTGCAGGTCTTGAGACCTGCCATTGTTGACATCATAATATGCAGTGTTGAACACTATTTCTAATAAGATAAATGTTTTAGTATTATGAACAGTTGAGTCACTGGTGACATTTCATTTACTAGAAGAattatatttgtgtgattttgagTGTggattacatttagtttttaggtataaatttgtatatattttagttttctaacctgagagaagctcatcagcatcttcatacCCAGAATGCCGTTCTTCAGAGATGAGACTCCCTGTTAAAGAAGAGCAGAACAGtcagaaacatgttaatcattaCAAACAGACATTGTGTTAGtgacaacacaacaaaaatgtcaattacttgcattttaaaaaaagagccaGAATGTTTTGttaccaaacaaacacacacacacacacacacgtatcctCACATGAACCCATTCATCACTGCCATCCAGAAATACACTCAGGAAGAGACgcagtctgacacacacacacaaacatgcacctgcagctctgtggttttctgtcaggAATTCTGTGGTTTGTAGCAGGAGGTTTAACAGGACTAATAATAGATGAACATCTACTGTCTGACAGACTCTTATAAATGGTATTAAATGAGATTGATGGCTCATgtctcacccctctgagtgaagtgattgtgtctgtgctgaatctcctcataaacGGCCTCAGTCTTCATCCTGTGTCTCATCTTAGAGAGAGCTGTGAatgtagacagacaaacctgctgtcagttcacaacacatgactgatcacacactgaataagacacaatatgacagtctctagatctctcctacctctcctcatcactctgttctgctgaatcagtataagcagtggcactaagagcagtaagagcacaactcccagaacaatcacaagcactgaGAGAGACACTGGTGGAGGAGTTTGTGaaggagagactgatgttgagtGCACTGAAGGAGAAACTGGAGGTGGAGGTGAAGCTGATGATGTTGTGGCAGGAGTAGTGGACACTGACAAATCTGACAAGTCTGtgaaaacagacacaaacacattaacaatTGGGAATACATAAAATGatctaaaattaatattattcctCAGTGTTTTGTCGTGACCTGCACAGGTGAGTCTAACAAGCTTCTTGCGGGAGCAGTCAGTGTGGTTATtcagggagagaggacagtcccacaggtgaatctcattccctctgcactcgactttgttcatccacacaacaccttcaccagcaccaaagactgaattcccatcagccctcagtgctgctccacaacccagctgcctgcagaccacctgagcatcgctgatgtcccagtgatcatcacagactgagccccacacagcgttatgatacacctccagcctcccagagcaccggccgtcccctccactcagtctgagaggaacatgatctaaaacacacacatcagccAGAACAGACCAGCTTCAGcacaacatttacaacaaaacacaTACTAATAATGAAGCTAGAGGCTTTTAAAACTGATTATTTTCTGAGGGAAATAAttcctatttaaaaaatgcatatattaataatttaacagtaatttgCTAGGAAAATATAGGCTtacataaacaaacattcaaTAGATTtgttgtgaataaacttacttgcACACTGTCTCTGGTAAGGAGATGGTGAGGTAAAACATGTCTGACGACTCTGAGGCGAATCACTAGTTTCCTCCTCTGAAATtataacatgataaaaaaaaagaaaagtgaataGAATATTAGGATGAGACATCTTACATATCACACATTTTACCCTTACAACTTACAAATCATCAGCTCACTTTAGTTCTCAGAAACATTTCGTTTACTTACCCCATTAGACATAAATGGGTGATTTTATAAGTGCAggtgaaacaaaaaataatgactatGGACACCAAATGTACCTGCAATTATAGAATCACCCAGAAGGATTTTTACTGAGAccatattaaatgatttaaatatcatCCAACCTGAACAGGTGATTTTGGCCACTTCATCTTCACCTGTCCCCAGGGTGAAGATGGACATTGCCATAAAGTTAAATCATATGGTCGACATGTAACTTTATCCAGCCAGTTAGGAGCTGATTCCACTCTTGCTGCAGATTCAGACAAAAcaccagatcttccacagttcagctcttgacagatcagactcgctgtgtctctgtccatcttgttccagcacacattaccccaggatccattgtagaaaacctccagattcccttcacagccctcagttaacctgatctctttaaaATCTAGAGAGAAAAggatgtgcattaaaaaaattaaaatttaggTTGTGATAAAGCTAAAATATTTACCAAAAGAGTGGTTTGCATAAAACTGATTTTAAGACTGATTGCATAAAAACAGAtaagcaaaacattaaaaatagctcCATAACTTGTTAGAAATTCTGTATTAATATAGTAATATCATTGCAACCATATgattgttttgtatttctgtagTGAGCTAATTTTCTCTTAGGaagacattatatttaaaattataaagtaatttactctcaaatcaatattttgtgttgaAATATTTTGGTAAGTAATCATGAAATGTAAAGTCAGTTATTAACTCAAAACAAACCCCTTCAGACCCCTTTGGTTTCTGTTTACCATGGAGTTTAATGATTACAtggtatattttctgaaaaaataagtttATCTTTGATAAATATTTCCTCTAGTGTACAgtttacctgagcacacgactcctacatcctccttgtgttgacagtcatgttttccccagcctgGAGAAGAACAActccacagggacgtctcattcccctcacactccacctcatccagccatatgtgtccagaaccaggaccaaaccaggctggtacctgctggttactgagggccactccacactgcagctgtctgcacaccacatgagcatctttaatatcccaggagtcatcacacactgtcccccatgagccattgtgaaaaacctccagcctccctgcacagtctcccccagaacccaccagcctgatggaccccTGATCTGttattcagagacagaaaaacacaattaTTGATCACgaacaactgaagaatctgcccagatgttgttcttctcaccaaggcaggtgattgacagctgttgtgtggagctgcagttgagagtttgtggagagctgcagttccccagatgagcttcactcccagagcactggaagcccgtcacacactcatgactgtgttcaggactggatgaagaggagctggagaagttcagcacagagccacagcccagctgtctgcagaccacagaggattcagagagactccaggagtccagcagaactctcctccagacctgatggatgaaaacttccacctccccctcacactgtctctctccagacaaccgcaccagaccgtcatgaagagccagagaggaatctgaagagagtatttatttatcattcagtATTTATCTAAAATTAACTTAGATGTAGTTTTAGTCTGAAACCCATGACTTCATCACGGCATGAATGGACTcactagagcagatgactccaacatctcgtctatgagaacattcagctcgactccatgaagagatggaacattctgagagttttgtttcattcccgacacaatcaaacacatcagcccagatttcaccacttccttctccaaaccagtctgatcccacaacagacacagcaatcccacaattcagctgtctacagaggacactggcagctctcatatcccagcatgcatcacacactgtgccccattTACTTAAGTACTGATGTTCGATTCGACCAGAACAGACATCAGGACCATTGACCAGTCTGAGATCAGTGTAACCTGGACAAAGAACAGAGAGTTTAGTTTAACAGtatgaaaaaagcaaaaaatgtgttttaaaaaactaGTTTGTGATTCTCTCAATAAGTAACTACTGCTTTATTACCAGAACATAACAGTCCAATAGCATTCTCATGGGTGCAGTTTTGTTTGAGAGAAGATGAAGTTGGACACAAAGATATATAggattcatttcctctgcactggatctcttgtgtccacatctgagcatCTCCTTTGtgaaaagcagctgctcccagcacctgtacaggagccccacagtccagctctctacacacaacctctgcatcctgctggtcaaagacagcgtcacacactgacatccacgtctgatcatGAGGCACTTCTACTCTGCCAGAACAGCGAGATCCTCCAACCAGCCGGACtccttaaataaaaaatttacaaattctATGATATTTGCTAATTCTTGTCCTAATATTACTGTATAAAGCTAAACCAGACACCTTTCATCAACTGtcagcagtttgtgtgtgtgtgcgtgtgcataaAATTCACATACAattcttgcattttttttgcacataaaagtgaatatgttttcatttaatgaatatcaaaaaaaaaaaaaaaaaaaaaaaaagtgaacaaaatgCAACCAGTATGTCATTTTGTATGAGAATGAGAATTTGAATGAGATACTATGTATTTTTGATTCAGAAAAGGAATCGTCTGGAACAAAAAATACATGTTGTccacaaaatgctttttttctgcttCATATCATCATTCAACAtgtcatataataattaatacttcGCTCCTCACAGGCACCTGACATAACACTGAAGGTGGAGCAAAAATCTGTATCCATCCTGGAATTCTGTGggagaaaattatgaaataagtcTAGATGATCTTaccagagcagatgactccagcatcttcagtATGATTAGCTTCTATTCCCCATCCATATAATCCACAGTTTGTCAATGTAAACTCTGATCCAGTACACTGTAAATCAGAAATCCAGACTCTTCCTGATCCTTCACCAAAGTGAGCACCCTTTGGTGCAGTTAAAGCCTCTCCACAGCCAAGTTctttacacaccactgcagcatcaggcaAATCCCAGCcaacatcacacactgttccccactgaccatcatgaagaacctccactcgaccAGCACAGCCACTGTTAGCACCTACCAATCTCACTGTTTCTGAAGGTAAAAGAACACAAGAaagatcaagttttttttttttttttttttacaatattactcaAGAATTTTGTCAGTACTCATAGTTCATACGTCATTCACCTACCAGCACATACTACACTCACACCGTTCTCATGGGAACAAAATTGTGAAGGTGAAGCTGGACAAAGAGCAAACTGAtactcatttcctctgcactgaatctcttgtgtccacatctgagcgtctcctttgtcaaaagcagctgctcccagcacctgtacaggagccccacagtccagctctctacacacaacctctgcatcctgctggtcaaagacagcggCACACACTGTGTACCATGTGTTCCCATGAGGCACctctaacctcccagagcagcGAGAACCTCCAACAAGCCTGATGCCTGAAATGTTAGTCGAAACAAACTATTTACAatcataatataacatttaaaaagcgTATATACTGTACTAGGAGAGGAGTGTTGAGACGCTGTGCTTTAACAGCcttcaaattaaagtttttttgaaATCtacaacttattttaaattatttagaaaatactgTTGTTGAATAGAGGTGTAGCAATATATTATGTcacagtatgaaaatgaaagttcaGACATTTAATTTAGCATCAAATAAAGTAATGGCACATTAAATATGGTGAACCCAAAAGGTCACACATTTGAGCtttcatttttcttatttattaattaattattattattatttatgaataaatgtaaaataaaatgcataatttaactAAATGTAGTCGGGGACAGAGTGTAAGAATATGTGTATTTACCTGAAACATAATTCTGTATTTTTAGCTAAGCAGAATCATTTAATTTTTCTATTCTGGTGTCACCATTGTCCTGTACATGGAGCAGTCCACAAGTCTATTCAAATTAGGGTCTGTTCTTAacatataataaaagtataacatttagagtaaatattatatatgagaGTTTCAGGTAATGTACTGCAATTAAACATTGACCTGACCACAATTCAAAACATAAACcatcattttttttcatgcactgtaGATCCTATAGATTTTTTCACAGAGACTTATAACTTCTGCTTTCACCTCAGATCATACAGGGGTCCTATTCTAAATGgttcatttctaaatgatttcTAAACTCACACTGTATTACATTACTCCTTTGACTCTCCTAATGGTTTAAGTTCTGATTTAGATAACTTCCTTAGTAAATGCTTgcttttttattatcaataatgtatttattagttAATGAAAGGTAATGATAAAATCATCCTACCTGAGCAGATAATGCCAACATCTTCCCCGTGTCCACAGTCATGgtcacccatttttttttttgagcaatggAATACTGAGGACTCAGATCCACTACATCTCACATCATCCATCCAGATTTTTCCTGATCCTGGTCCAAAGTGAGCAGAACGCATTGTGTTTGAAGTTTCGTCACAgcccagctctctacacaccactgcagtgTTTGCCAAACCCCAATAATCATGACACACGGTTCCCCATTCTCCATCATAATAAACCTCCACCCTACCAGCACAAGAATCATTACCATCCACCAGCCTCACGTTTCCTGCAGACAAGATACAGAATgatgtatataaaatatgattgAGAGAAGACAAACAACAGAGAAAAGTCAGCAAAAGAGAGAGGAacagagaaaatgagagagagagaaattcacttttatattaatgcaaaTACTACACATACAAAAGGGGAACTATAAATGATGATATGATCAATTcaaatcacaaacacaaacagtcaATCACTATAACATAACTAACACATAATGATCCTGAGTGTACATACCAGCTGTGGAGAGTTTGATC
The Carassius auratus strain Wakin unplaced genomic scaffold, ASM336829v1 scaf_tig00027159, whole genome shotgun sequence DNA segment above includes these coding regions:
- the LOC113079093 gene encoding scavenger receptor cysteine-rich type 1 protein M130-like codes for the protein MENCLTLIFLSSVIKLSTAGNVRLVDGNDSCAGRVEVYYDGEWGTVCHDYWGLANTAVVCRELGCDETSNTMRSAHFGPGSGKIWMDDVRCIRLVGGSRCSGRLEVPHGNTWYTVCAAVFDQQDAEVVCRELDCGAPVQVLGAAAFDKGDAQMWTQEIQCRGNEYQFALCPASPSQFCSHENGVSVVCAETVRLVGANSGCAGRVEVLHDGQWGTVCDVGWDLPDAAVVCKELGCGEALTAPKGAHFGEGSGRVWISDLQCTGSEFTLTNCGLYGWGIEANHTEDAGVICSGVRLVGGSRCSGRVEVPHDQTWMSVCDAVFDQQDAEVVCRELDCGAPVQVLGAAAFHKGDAQMWTQEIQCRGNESYISLCPTSSSLKQNCTHENAIGLLCSGYTDLRLVNGPDVCSGRIEHQYLSKWGTVCDACWDMRAASVLCRQLNCGIAVSVVGSDWFGEGSGE